In Erigeron canadensis isolate Cc75 chromosome 8, C_canadensis_v1, whole genome shotgun sequence, the DNA window AGCAATCCAAAGTTGTTTTCGCCTGTGTGGCGGCACACAACCAGGAATTTTCAACCATTCCTTTTTCAAGATATCATAAGTAATTAACCGATTCATCATTTTCGATTCAAGGGATAACATGAGTAATCCTCTGTTACCCAAACAAGATAACTTAATGTGCTTACCGTAGAATTCTAAGCACATTACATTTGGCATTCTGTCAACCTCCTTCCATAAGAGAGTCATCTTCTGAAGCTCCCAAATGGAAACACAAGTGGCGGAGTTCTTCGTCACAAGCCCCACCAGCACCATCCTGCCGCCACATTCTGCTAGCGCATGGTCCCTTGAGTCTGGTGGGGCTGGGACTAGATACTGCTTCCATGTATTTAAGTTCATGTCAAAAGACACGATACCATCTGGATCAGACCTTAAGAAATACATCAAACCATCTGCTGCAACTATCTGCAAGCTAAAGTTCAACGACAGTGGTAACTTAATACAATCAGGCAAGCTTCCTGCAAGTGACCAGCTGTTGTTGATGGAGTCATAAACTTCATACTCACCATTAGTTGAAACCCACATGATCTTGTAGGCTCCACTATCTGAAATTTGTTCCATAATCATCCCCACAGCAACCCTTGACCACACTTTAGCTGATCTAGAAGGCAATACTTTAAAAGAATTAGTGAGAGGATTGCATATATAGAAGCTTCTATGTCCGATATCGAGAAAACATACGAGACCGCCTGCTGAAGCCACAGGCAAGATGATCATTTTTGTAGGTATTTTAGGCACAACAGGGTGGTGCCATTTTCTTGAGACAGGATCATACATAGCTCCCGAGATGACATTTTCATGTGTGACTGTATAGAACCAAGGTTGTTGTGGCAGAAATTGAGCACATTGAAGTATGAAACTGCTGGAATTTAGTAAGGAATTCCAATCCTGGCAAACGGACCGGAAACGGAAGAATGATGCAATAGGAAGTCTTGCAATGACAGCCTCATACAGGTCTTCTGGGAAGTTTTTCCAGATTTCTTCCATAGCTAGGTTTGAACCAGATATATCAGTATCAGTTCGTTTTCGCTCCTTCTGTATTCTCCTTGAAGGTGTTTCCAACACCTTTGATTTCCTGGTCTTCATTATCAGATCATAACAATCACCTTCAGAAATGTTATTTTCAAGATTCAGAAAATACCATCTGCAAAGAAAATTCTGAACAATAATTAAGAGATGTCCTGATTAGGTTGTTTCATACCAAGTTTAAAGGTAAGAAAATAAGACTTAAAAAATGGAGATGGAAACAATATCAACTAAAGATGTTGCAGATAGCAGGGATAATCATCTGTCATATACAACACATCAAATCGCGTTGTGAATTTGTGATAACAAGATCCTGGCAGTCTTTGAGCGCTAATATACTAGGTGATTCAGTACATAATTTGATGTGCATTCGGTGTTCATTCACCGATTGCCTCATCTGTTTATGTGCATTCGGTGTTCATTCACCGATTGCCCCATCTGTTTATGGGTGACTTCGATGGATTTTAGTTTGATGTGCATAATATCTGGATATATGTAATAACCAGCAACTGAGTTGTTGTACACTTAGACGCTTATGGGTGACTTCCAAGGGTTTTAATGGGAATATCGTGCAAAAGGAAAAGAACCAAGAGTCCCAGGAGATTTGTAAACAGTAACAAATCTTTATGACTAATGCAGCATTGCAGCCAGAATCAAACCTAGTTATTTGGCTGATTGGTTCCTTCTGATATCCGCaactaataaagtatatatatatatatatatatataggcttctAGTTAGAAGCTCCTGCTTCAGTTACCAGGTCCTCCAACCCCCCACCCCTTATCATGCACCTCATTTCAATGAATCTTACTTTTACGTTTCACATACGTCTCAAAACTATGTGATGCCAACATCCTTATAGACAGAGGATGGTCACTAGAAAATAGAGCATGCAAAACCCATGAAACAACAGCACAAATGAGCTCACTCACCCGTAATCGTT includes these proteins:
- the LOC122578300 gene encoding F-box only protein 6-like, coding for MFRHLINQVQDLVDLHGFTPPPPPPSSYLLQSQPPSQLHDDRWYFLNLENNISEGDCYDLIMKTRKSKVLETPSRRIQKERKRTDTDISGSNLAMEEIWKNFPEDLYEAVIARLPIASFFRFRSVCQDWNSLLNSSSFILQCAQFLPQQPWFYTVTHENVISGAMYDPVSRKWHHPVVPKIPTKMIILPVASAGGLVCFLDIGHRSFYICNPLTNSFKVLPSRSAKVWSRVAVGMIMEQISDSGAYKIMWVSTNGEYEVYDSINNSWSLAGSLPDCIKLPLSLNFSLQIVAADGLMYFLRSDPDGIVSFDMNLNTWKQYLVPAPPDSRDHALAECGGRMVLVGLVTKNSATCVSIWELQKMTLLWKEVDRMPNVMCLEFYGKHIKLSCLGNRGLLMLSLESKMMNRLITYDILKKEWLKIPGCVPPHRRKQLWIACGTAFQPSLTAIA